The stretch of DNA TCCCGCTTGAACTCGACGGGGTCGATGGCGAAGATCCGCTCGGCGCCGGCCAGCGCCGCACCCTGCACGGCGGCCGATCCGAGCCCGCCCACGCCGACGACGGCCACGTTGTCGCCGGGACGCACCTCGGCGGCGTAGACCGCCGATCCCCAGCCCGTGGTGGCGCCGCAACCGAGCAGGCAGAGCTTGTCGAGCGGCAGGTCGTCGAGGACCTTCACGACCGACCACTCGTGGACGACGCAGTGCTCGGCGAAGGTGCCCAGCCCGGCCATCACCGAGGCGTCCTCGCCTCGGGCGTGGATGCGCGACGTCCCGTCGAGCATCTTGCCGCCCATGATCAGCGCGCCGTTGTCGCAGAGGTTGGAGTGCCCCTCGGCGCAGCTCGGGCACTGCCCGCAGGCGGCGATGAAGGAGTAGACGACGTGGTCGCCGGGGACGACGCCCTGGACGTCGGGACCGACGGCCTCGACGATGCCCGCCCCCTCGTGGCCCCCGATGTAGGGCACGGCGGCCAGAGGGAAGTCGCCGGTGATGAAGTGCTCGTCGCTGTGGCACAGGCCGGAGGCCACGTTGCGCACGAGGACCTCGCGGCCCTGCGGCGGGTCGACCTCGATCTCCTCCACCGACCACCCGGTGTCCTCGTTGCTCCACAGCATGGCCGCGCGGCTCTTCATCGGGTCCCCCTCGATCCTGCCGGGCTGGCGCCGGCTCCGCCGCAATCTAGCGGCGGCCGCCACCCCGTCGCCTCGGCGCGTCCCTAGCCGAGGCGATAGGCCACGAGCTGGGGAGGCTGGGCGTTGCCGACGGGCACGACGAGGAGATCCCCGGCCACGGACATCCACCCGTTGATCCCACCCCCGGTGTCCTCGATCCACACGATCTCGCCGTCGGCCCGGCTCAGCGCCACCAGCCGGCCGTCGAGCAACGCGGTCAGGACGAGGTCGTTGACCACGGTCACCCCGCCGAGGGGGTCGCCGGGCACGTCGGTCGACCACCGCAGCTCTCCGGTGGCGGCGTCGACCGCGACGACCTGTCCGTCGTTGACGCCCAGGTCGGCCCCGAAGTACGCCGTCTCGTCGGGTCGCAGCACGGTCGGGGCGTGGAGGACGGCGGCGTAGACGACCCCGTCGGCGGTGGCCGGCGGGGTGAGGATGCCGCCGAAGGTGCCGGGGGTGACCTCGGTGGGTCCCGGCAGTGCCTCGAGGTCGTCGTTGCGGTGCACGCCGACCGGGGTGGTCCAGAGCCGGGTGCCGCTCTCGGGGTCGATCCCGACGACCACCGCCCCCTTCCCGGCGCCGACGACCACCTCGCCGCGGCCGGCGGGGCGGGCGATCAGGGTGTGGACGAGGTCCCGGTCGAAGAGGTCGTGGGGGTGGACCTGGTCGTACCACCGCAGCGCGCCGGTGGCGAGGTCGAGGGCCACCACCGAGTTCGTGTACAGGTTCGGTCCCGGCCGGCTCGTCCCGTTCGGGAACTCCGCCGTGCCGGGGAAGGGGGCGGGGTTGGCCACGCCCCAGTAGACGACCGAACGGCCCGGGTCGACGGCCGGCGGGTACCAGGCCCCACCGCCGGAGTTGACCGTCGGGTCGCCCCACAGGTCGGGCGACACGACGGTGTCGAACTGCCAGAGGGTGGCCCCGGTCGCCGCGTCCAGGGCGTGGATGACACCCCGATCCCCTCCGGCGTAGATGCCCCCGATGGAGATCGGGACGGTGCTGACCAGCACCTTCCCGTCGACGACGACAGGTTGGATGTCGATGCCCGCGGTGGGGGTGGCGGTGATGTCGCGAGCCCAGAGCTCCGCCCCGGTGTCGGCGTCGAGGGCCACGACTCCCGTCGATCCCCGCAGGCCGAACACGCGCCCGTCGGCCACCGCCGCTCCGAAGGGCCCGATGTTGAAGCCGGTCCCCTCCCGCTCCCAGCGGGGTTCGCCGGTCGCGCGGTCGAGGGCGCTGACGGCGCCCCGCCCGTCCTGGACGTAGACCGAGTCGCCGACGATCAGCGGCACCGTGGAGAGCGCCCCGTCCATCTCGTGGCGCCAGGCCACCTCCAGCCGCCGCACGTTGGACGCGTCGATGCTCGACGACGCGGCCGTGCGGCTGTTGTCGTAGTCGCGACCGGGCAGCACCCAGTCGCCCGGATGGGCGACCACCTCCGCCGGTGCACCCGCCGGGAACGTCGTGGTGGTCGCGGCACCGCCTCGGTCCCCGTCGTCACCGTCGGTGCAGGACGCACCGAGGAGGACCAGCGCGAGCGCGACGAGGAACGTCGAGCGGCCCCTCACGTCGCCGACACGGAGCCGGACGGGGGAGGGCCGACGGCCTCCAGGGGCCCACCCGGGATCGGCGTGCCGGGCGGGTCGACCTCGGTCTCGCGGGCGGTGCCGACGCAGCGGTGGGCGACCTCGGGGATCCCGACCCGGTAGGTGTGGCAGGAGTCGTCGGCTCCCCGGACGTCGCCGGCCACGGCGATGACATCCATCTCCATGAGGCGACCGATGCCGATCGAGCAGGCGCGGCGCATGACGAAGAGCGGTTCGCGATCGGGAGGGTCCGTCGCCGCCAACCACGCCGAGAACCGCGGGCGGTCCAGACCGAAGCCGACGAAGCGATCGGGGCTCACGACGGACTGGCCCTCCATCCGCACGTCGAGGACGGTCTCACCGTTGCGCTCCAGGACCCCCCGACGCTCGGTGAAGGACGCGAGGTCGAGGCGGACCTCGTAGACGGTCGGCTCGGTGTCGTGGGCGTGGGCGGCGGCCAGCGACGCCAGGTCGAGGGTGTGGACGCACTGCGTCCGGCGGTCGTCGACCCAGCGGTCGGGGCGGACGGCGGCGTCGAGCGACGTCCCCGCCAGCGCGGCGAGGCCGGCGGCGCCGGTCGGGCAGGTGGACCAGGGCACCCGCACCGGGGTGGCCTCCGCGGCCGTGATGGTCGTGCCGTCGTGGGTGAGCGCCACCCGGAAGTGGTGGATGTAGTCCTCCATCGCCGCGACGACGCGGCCTGCGCCGGGGACGACCTCGATGCGCCGCCGGTACGTCGCCGGCCCGTCGTTGAACCCGACCCCCAGCTCCTCGTGGCCTGCGCCCTCGTCCACCGCTCCCCCTCCCGGGCCGCCAGCCTGGCACGACGAGCGCCTCCGGGTCCGCGACGTGGTTGTCTGAGGCGATGGACGACACCGCCGACCGGGCCCCGGCGCACCCCGACAGCTTCTGGCAGCTCGTCGAGCGCCGTGCGGCCAGCACGCCGGAGCACGTGGTGCTGGCCGACGACCTGGGCCGCGAGCTCACCGCCGAGGGTCTCCGCGACACCGCGCTGGCGGTGGCGGCCGCACTCCACGGCGACGGGATCGGCGACGGCTCCTCGGTCAGCTGGCAGCTCCCGACGTGCCTGGAGGCGCTGGTGCTCAGCGTCGCGCTGACCCGCCTCGGCGTGGTGCAGAACCCGATCATCGCGATGCTCCGCGAGCGCGAGGTCTCCAGCGTCCTCGACCAGGTGCACCCCGACCTCGTGGTCGTCCCCGGCGTGTGGCGTGACTTCGACCACGAGGCGATGGTCCGACACCTGGCCCCGCAGGCCGCGGTGCGGATCGTCGACCACCGGTCGGCGGCCTCCACCGGCGGCCTGGCCCTGGCGACGGGCGACCCGGCCACCCTGCCCCCGGCGGTGCCGCCGACCACGGACGAGACCCGGTGGGTCTTCTCCACCTCGGGGAGCACCGGCGGCCCGAAGGGGGTGCGCCACAGCGACGCGTCCGTGATGGCGGGGTGCAACGGGATGGTCCCCCGCCTGCGGATGGACCGCCACGACGTGTACCCGATCGCCTTCCCCATCGCCCACATCGGCGGCCCGGTGATGCTGGCCATGGCGCTGCACTCGGGGTGCCGCCTCGTGCTGCTCGACGCCTTCGACCCGGCGACGAGCCCGGAGGTGATGGCCGAGGCCGGCGCCACCCTGTTGGGCTCGGCGCTGCCCTTCCACCTGGCGTACATGGCGGCCCAGGAGCGCCACGGCCCGGAGCCGCTCTACCCCCACCTGAAGGCCTGCACGAGCGGTGGGGCGGCCAAGCCCGCCGGGCACCACGAGCGGGTGAAGGCCGCGCTCGGTGGGGCCGGGACGGTGTCGGCGTGGGGTCTCACCGAGTTCCCGCTGGCCACGCAGGCGTCGCTCGACGACACCGACGAACAGCTCGGTCGGACCGAGGGCCGCCCCGCTCCCGGCACCGAGATCAGGGTCGTGGCCGCCGACGGCTCGGTGTGCGCGCCCGGCGAGGAGGGCGAGCTGCGCCTCAAGGGCGCGCCGATGTTCCTCGGCTACGCCGATGCCTCGCTCGACGCCGCCGCCTTCGACGACGAGGGCTGGTTCCGCAGCGGCGACCTGGGTGTGCAGTGGCCCACCGGGCACGTCGAGATCACCGGGCGGCTGAAGGACCTGATCGTGCGCAACGCCGAGAACATCTCGGCCAAGGCGGTCGAGGACGTGGTCCGCACCCACCCCGGGGTGGTCGACGCCGCCGTCGTCGGCCTCCCTCACCCGCGCACCGGCGAGCAGGTCTGCGCGGTCCTGGTCATGGCGCCCGGTGCGGACCTGCCCACCGTTGCCGCGCTGGGAGCGCACTGCACCGGCGCCGGCCTGGCCCGCTACGCCTGCCCGGAGCGGGTCGAGGTGCGGGCCTCGATCCCCCGCAACGCCATGGGCAAGGTGCTCACCCAGGACCTGCGGCGGTCGCTGCTCGCGATCTGACCGCGCTCGGCGTAGCGCTCCCTCCCCGAAAGCCGGGCGGATCGATCCACTCAAGTCCGACCACCTCCAGCCGATCTCTGTAGTCAGCGGCGACGAACGAGGGCGAGACCATGCGAGGCCGGATCGGGACGAAGCACCTCTACGTCGCATCCACCGCCGCCCTCCTCTGGGCCAGCTCAGCGGTCGCCCTCGCTCCGGTCGGGCCGGTCGGCGCGGCAGGCCTCGAGATCGGTTGCAACACGGCTCTCGTGGCCCTTCCGTCCATCGATCAGGTCCTCCCCGTCGACGTGGTGACGCGGGAGTTCGGGACGCCGATCACCGTGGAGGGCGCCTACTCGGTGACGATCTCGCCGGATGCGCGGACGGCCTACGTGCTCGGCAACCGAGCAGCGGCGCCCTATTGGACGCTCACGACACTGGCCCTCCCCTCGGGCGAGATCCAGCGGGAGATGTCGCTCGACCGGATTCCGCAGGGCGGCCCGGTGAGTGGCCCCGTCGTCACCCCGGACGGATCGAGGCTCCTGTTGGGCAGCGGCGGGTTCCTCGACGTGATCGATCCCACGACCAGCACCGTCGAGCGGACGATCGACCTCCCGTTCCCCGGGGCGTACGGGACTTCCCTGACACCGGACGGGCGCACGGCCCTCCTCACCTCCGAGTTCAACGGACTCCTCCTGGTCGACCTCCCGACGGGGTCGCTCGGACCGACGATCTCCGTACCGGCCTACACCTCAGCCGTGGCACCCGACGGCAGGGTTGCCTACATCACGAGCAACCTCGGCCGCATCGTGACGCCCTTCGACCTGACCACCCAGACGGCTGGTGCACCCATCCCGCTGCCCTTCGGCCCCTACGGGATCGAGCTGGACCCCGACGGCGCCTTTGCGGTGATGAGTTCTGGGATCGGCATGCTGCAGCTCGACATCTCCTCGGGCGTGGTGACCGGTCCGACAGGGCCGTCGCTGCCACTCTGGCAGGTCCTCACCCCGAGCGGCCGAACCGCTCTCGTGGTGTCGCAGAGCCCCGACGCACTCACCTCGATCGACGTGACGACCGGTGCGTCGGCTGAGCCCATCTCGCTGCCGAGCACTCCCCTCGGGGTGGGGGCGTTGAGCGCTGACCAGGCGCCGGTCGCCGCCGCCTCGGCCGATCCGTCCGCTGCCGGTCAGCCGACGACGTTCGACGCCTCGAGCTCCACCACCCCGTGCGGTGAGATCGCCAGCTACTCCTGGGACTTCGGTGACGGGAGCGAGGTGATGACGACCACCGCAGCGATCGTCGAACACACCTACGCCGCCGGCGGCGACTACACGGCCACTCTCCGGGTCACCAACACCGCGGGCACGTCGACCACCAAGGTGTTCACCGGACGAGCGATGAACAGAAACGGAGGCCCTGAGGCCCAGACCGCGATCGCCGTCGCGGTGCCACCCGCCGAGACGCCTCCGGCGGGCGCCATCAACGCAATCCCTGCCTTCACCGGTTGAGATCGGCCTCCGAACCGCTGAAGTGAACCCCTTTGGTCGGCGTCTCGCGACCGGCGGGATGCGACCAGCGAGCCGCCGGTCGAGGATCGCCCCGAATCGGTGAACCGAAGAGCCGAGCGCGCTCAGCGCCGCCGTGGCGCTTCGTCTAGTGCGGCTGGCGCTGCACCAGCAGCTTGCAGTTGTCGTGCATGATCAGCCGCTGCTCGTCCTCGGTGTAGCCCGCCTCGGTGAGGTCGACGGTGAACGACAGCGGGTCGACCAGGCCCTCGGTGTGGGGCCAGTCGGAGCCCAGGAGGAGGTGGTCGGCGCCCATGATGTCGCGAAGGCCGGCGAGGTCGTTCTCGTAGAACGGCGACACCCAGACGTTGCGCTTGAACACCTCGCGGGGGTCCTCGGGGAACGCCGCCGGGGTCTGGCTGTACATCTTCCCGAGCCGCTTGAGCAGCGGGGCGACCCAGTCGGCACCGGTCTCGATGGCGGCGAAGCGCAGGTGCGGGAAGCGGTGCAGGAGGCCGTGGAGGACGATGGCCGCGAACGTGTCAGCCACGGCGTCGTGCGAGAGCGCCGAACGCAGCGGCTCGAACCGGTGGGCCTCCATCTCGGCCGACTCGCCCCACATGGTGATGAGGTCCTGGTAGGCGTTGCCGCCGCCGTGGTACACGACGGCCACGCCCGACTCCTGGACGCGGGCCCAGAAGGGGTCGAAGCGGGGGTCGGCCGGGCTCTTGAACCCCTCGGCGGTGGAGACCGGGCCGGTCTGGATGAGCACGGCGCGGGCGTCGCGCTCGAGGCACCACTCGAGTTGCTCGACGGCGTTGTCGAGGTCGGAGAGGGTGAGGTAGGGCACGCCGAAGATGCGCTCCTCGTAGGCGAAGCCCCAGTCCTCGTCGAGCCACTTGTTGAACGCCCGGAAGGCCGCCCGCGCGGCGGGGAGGTCGTCCTTGAGGGCCTGTTCCATGCCGACGCCCAGCGTGGGGAAGAAGAGGGCCCCCTCGATGCCGAGGCTGTCCATGGTCTTCAGCCGGATCTCGCGGTCGCGGTAGGCGGGGTCGCAGGGCTCGAGGTCACCGAAGAGGTCCTTGACGCTCTCGCCCTTGGGGTTGTTGCCCCGGAAGTACTGCTCGAGGCTGCCCGGTGCCGACAGACGGTCGAAGGTGGGGTTCGGGATGAAGCGGTTGATCTTGCCGCCCACGAGCAGCATCTGGCGGCCGTTCACCTCGGCCCACTGCATGGCCCGCTTGGCGTACTCGGGCTCGATGTAGCGGGTGAAGGCGTCGAGCGCCTCGTAGTAGTGGTTGTCGGCGTCGAACGCCTTGAGCTCCTCGGCCATGTGGACCCCCTGGTCTGGTCGGGTCGACCCCGTCGACCCCGTGCAGCTCGCCGCGTCGCCACGAGCACGTCC from Acidimicrobiales bacterium encodes:
- a CDS encoding DUF2889 domain-containing protein encodes the protein MDEGAGHEELGVGFNDGPATYRRRIEVVPGAGRVVAAMEDYIHHFRVALTHDGTTITAAEATPVRVPWSTCPTGAAGLAALAGTSLDAAVRPDRWVDDRRTQCVHTLDLASLAAAHAHDTEPTVYEVRLDLASFTERRGVLERNGETVLDVRMEGQSVVSPDRFVGFGLDRPRFSAWLAATDPPDREPLFVMRRACSIGIGRLMEMDVIAVAGDVRGADDSCHTYRVGIPEVAHRCVGTARETEVDPPGTPIPGGPLEAVGPPPSGSVSAT
- a CDS encoding amidohydrolase, which encodes MAEELKAFDADNHYYEALDAFTRYIEPEYAKRAMQWAEVNGRQMLLVGGKINRFIPNPTFDRLSAPGSLEQYFRGNNPKGESVKDLFGDLEPCDPAYRDREIRLKTMDSLGIEGALFFPTLGVGMEQALKDDLPAARAAFRAFNKWLDEDWGFAYEERIFGVPYLTLSDLDNAVEQLEWCLERDARAVLIQTGPVSTAEGFKSPADPRFDPFWARVQESGVAVVYHGGGNAYQDLITMWGESAEMEAHRFEPLRSALSHDAVADTFAAIVLHGLLHRFPHLRFAAIETGADWVAPLLKRLGKMYSQTPAAFPEDPREVFKRNVWVSPFYENDLAGLRDIMGADHLLLGSDWPHTEGLVDPLSFTVDLTEAGYTEDEQRLIMHDNCKLLVQRQPH
- a CDS encoding AMP-binding protein — translated: MDDTADRAPAHPDSFWQLVERRAASTPEHVVLADDLGRELTAEGLRDTALAVAAALHGDGIGDGSSVSWQLPTCLEALVLSVALTRLGVVQNPIIAMLREREVSSVLDQVHPDLVVVPGVWRDFDHEAMVRHLAPQAAVRIVDHRSAASTGGLALATGDPATLPPAVPPTTDETRWVFSTSGSTGGPKGVRHSDASVMAGCNGMVPRLRMDRHDVYPIAFPIAHIGGPVMLAMALHSGCRLVLLDAFDPATSPEVMAEAGATLLGSALPFHLAYMAAQERHGPEPLYPHLKACTSGGAAKPAGHHERVKAALGGAGTVSAWGLTEFPLATQASLDDTDEQLGRTEGRPAPGTEIRVVAADGSVCAPGEEGELRLKGAPMFLGYADASLDAAAFDDEGWFRSGDLGVQWPTGHVEITGRLKDLIVRNAENISAKAVEDVVRTHPGVVDAAVVGLPHPRTGEQVCAVLVMAPGADLPTVAALGAHCTGAGLARYACPERVEVRASIPRNAMGKVLTQDLRRSLLAI
- a CDS encoding NDMA-dependent alcohol dehydrogenase, with product MKSRAAMLWSNEDTGWSVEEIEVDPPQGREVLVRNVASGLCHSDEHFITGDFPLAAVPYIGGHEGAGIVEAVGPDVQGVVPGDHVVYSFIAACGQCPSCAEGHSNLCDNGALIMGGKMLDGTSRIHARGEDASVMAGLGTFAEHCVVHEWSVVKVLDDLPLDKLCLLGCGATTGWGSAVYAAEVRPGDNVAVVGVGGLGSAAVQGAALAGAERIFAIDPVEFKRETAQKFGATHTATSVEEAFELIQQETWGRMCNKVILTKGVGRGDEMAAVMGITSKRGKVVVTNIHPWDEATNNIPLTDLTLSEKSVVGSIYGSANPRADIPRLAELFRKGQLDLEGMITKTYTLDGINDGYQAMRDGENIRGVILY
- a CDS encoding PQQ-binding-like beta-propeller repeat protein, with amino-acid sequence MRGRSTFLVALALVLLGASCTDGDDGDRGGAATTTTFPAGAPAEVVAHPGDWVLPGRDYDNSRTAASSSIDASNVRRLEVAWRHEMDGALSTVPLIVGDSVYVQDGRGAVSALDRATGEPRWEREGTGFNIGPFGAAVADGRVFGLRGSTGVVALDADTGAELWARDITATPTAGIDIQPVVVDGKVLVSTVPISIGGIYAGGDRGVIHALDAATGATLWQFDTVVSPDLWGDPTVNSGGGAWYPPAVDPGRSVVYWGVANPAPFPGTAEFPNGTSRPGPNLYTNSVVALDLATGALRWYDQVHPHDLFDRDLVHTLIARPAGRGEVVVGAGKGAVVVGIDPESGTRLWTTPVGVHRNDDLEALPGPTEVTPGTFGGILTPPATADGVVYAAVLHAPTVLRPDETAYFGADLGVNDGQVVAVDAATGELRWSTDVPGDPLGGVTVVNDLVLTALLDGRLVALSRADGEIVWIEDTGGGINGWMSVAGDLLVVPVGNAQPPQLVAYRLG
- a CDS encoding PKD domain-containing protein translates to MRGRIGTKHLYVASTAALLWASSAVALAPVGPVGAAGLEIGCNTALVALPSIDQVLPVDVVTREFGTPITVEGAYSVTISPDARTAYVLGNRAAAPYWTLTTLALPSGEIQREMSLDRIPQGGPVSGPVVTPDGSRLLLGSGGFLDVIDPTTSTVERTIDLPFPGAYGTSLTPDGRTALLTSEFNGLLLVDLPTGSLGPTISVPAYTSAVAPDGRVAYITSNLGRIVTPFDLTTQTAGAPIPLPFGPYGIELDPDGAFAVMSSGIGMLQLDISSGVVTGPTGPSLPLWQVLTPSGRTALVVSQSPDALTSIDVTTGASAEPISLPSTPLGVGALSADQAPVAAASADPSAAGQPTTFDASSSTTPCGEIASYSWDFGDGSEVMTTTAAIVEHTYAAGGDYTATLRVTNTAGTSTTKVFTGRAMNRNGGPEAQTAIAVAVPPAETPPAGAINAIPAFTG